Proteins from one Listeria innocua genomic window:
- a CDS encoding T7SS effector LXG polymorphic toxin translates to MGLIYSSRDSEQVIKALSKNLASGKDVVAQLKEGSKKIIQAVDGRTLSGAAYTAGKDLFVNLVLPTIEKVTSACDAIEHELNRYQSTNSIVSGEGYLDEDILKQQIEAKKDMNTSIEKTVTIMNMIMKTSLIRALFDAAQDCKRELNQMSDVLQQDIEELQKKLEKLYEFDGQTKNLFTSSLDEMKLAMQGVLILNNTTVNSDGSYQLPAGIDKSWFTELKSEKQQTEMIEKERNAVIKELNELFEKNPAVAIEKIKNNDRLFGYVIGALDKFPEGLQNAALGIFIAQESWNKLPKDVATKVLNSAKFATYISKTSIATQAIVYSGLIKLNEKGWNVLAPIGYTTKVLSKTSEGAKIIAGSKVGFDLFKKLGPVSDFIKTHKVTVEGIGYAGDGFSITAYAYDEYIDPKSPAYGNASKAIYGGLNLFILKAGPLEGAQYGGLPGALFGTVNTAVQGMEIQTPFKWLGDNGKIGWDGLMGFGTDSDAEKWLAEQYELYDQREKNLNEGNVGKIKEDWFGKQSGRVNVTDFNKGLPRW, encoded by the coding sequence TTGGGATTGATTTATTCAAGCCGTGATTCGGAGCAGGTGATAAAAGCACTCTCTAAAAATTTAGCCAGTGGAAAAGATGTAGTTGCACAACTAAAAGAGGGAAGTAAAAAAATTATTCAGGCTGTTGATGGACGAACCTTATCTGGAGCAGCTTATACAGCGGGTAAGGATTTATTTGTAAATCTTGTTTTACCTACAATCGAAAAAGTAACATCAGCTTGTGATGCAATTGAACACGAATTAAACAGGTACCAGTCAACCAACTCAATAGTCTCAGGTGAAGGTTACCTTGACGAAGACATCTTAAAGCAACAAATTGAAGCTAAAAAAGATATGAATACATCAATAGAAAAAACTGTTACCATAATGAATATGATAATGAAGACAAGTTTAATTAGAGCATTATTTGATGCTGCACAAGATTGTAAAAGAGAGCTAAACCAGATGTCGGATGTTCTTCAACAGGATATTGAAGAACTCCAGAAGAAGCTAGAGAAGTTATATGAATTTGATGGACAAACAAAAAACTTATTTACTAGCAGTCTTGATGAAATGAAATTAGCAATGCAAGGTGTTTTGATTTTAAATAATACAACTGTAAATAGCGATGGGAGTTATCAACTTCCTGCTGGAATAGATAAAAGCTGGTTTACAGAATTGAAAAGTGAAAAACAACAAACTGAAATGATAGAGAAGGAAAGGAATGCAGTAATTAAGGAGTTAAATGAGTTATTTGAGAAAAATCCAGCAGTAGCTATTGAAAAAATTAAAAATAATGATCGTTTATTCGGTTACGTAATCGGAGCTTTAGATAAATTCCCTGAAGGACTTCAAAATGCAGCTCTTGGAATCTTTATCGCACAAGAGAGTTGGAATAAACTTCCAAAAGATGTTGCTACAAAAGTTTTAAATAGTGCTAAATTCGCTACATATATCAGTAAGACATCTATCGCCACCCAAGCGATTGTCTATAGTGGATTGATTAAACTAAACGAAAAAGGATGGAATGTCCTTGCTCCAATTGGTTATACAACAAAAGTTCTATCTAAAACCAGCGAGGGAGCAAAAATAATAGCTGGATCTAAAGTGGGATTTGATTTATTTAAGAAATTAGGACCAGTTTCTGATTTTATTAAAACTCATAAAGTGACAGTTGAAGGTATTGGTTATGCTGGAGATGGGTTTAGTATAACTGCCTATGCGTATGATGAATATATAGATCCTAAGAGCCCGGCTTATGGAAACGCAAGTAAGGCTATATATGGAGGTCTTAATTTGTTTATATTAAAAGCTGGACCACTTGAAGGTGCTCAATATGGAGGTTTACCAGGTGCATTATTTGGAACAGTGAATACTGCAGTTCAAGGGATGGAGATTCAAACCCCATTTAAGTGGTTAGGTGATAATGGGAAAATAGGTTGGGATGGACTAATGGGATTTGGTACAGATTCAGATGCAGAAAAATGGCTGGCTGAGCAGTATGAATTATATGATCAAAGAGAAAAAAATCTTAATGAAGGAAATGTTGGTAAGATAAAGGAAGATTGGTTTGGAAAAC
- a CDS encoding effector binding domain-containing protein: MAFEIVELKKETFTGNKVEIPEFDPQKGFGPMSEIKESAYTKFAKNEKDYVGINASLDGLQYYIVASANGENGDTTFDIPAGKYAKFVTSETDRPALDAFIGAAYGEVSQSDTVGIAGSFNLEDLREADFTLYIPVVSK, translated from the coding sequence ATGGCATTTGAAATTGTTGAATTGAAAAAAGAAACATTTACTGGAAACAAAGTAGAAATCCCTGAATTTGATCCACAAAAAGGCTTTGGCCCAATGAGCGAAATCAAAGAATCAGCCTACACAAAATTTGCAAAAAACGAAAAAGACTACGTTGGCATTAACGCAAGTCTTGACGGCTTACAATATTACATCGTGGCAAGCGCGAACGGCGAAAACGGCGACACAACCTTCGACATCCCAGCAGGCAAATACGCAAAATTCGTAACAAGCGAAACAGACCGCCCAGCTCTAGACGCCTTCATCGGCGCAGCATACGGCGAAGTGAGCCAAAGCGACACGGTTGGTATTGCAGGATCGTTTAATTTGGAAGATCTTAGAGAAGCGGATTTTACGCTTTATATTCCGGTTGTTAGTAAGTAA